Proteins encoded within one genomic window of Spirochaeta isovalerica:
- a CDS encoding cobyric acid synthase, which translates to MKNRKAKTLMIQGTGSDVGKSLIVAALCRIYNNRGLSVAPFKAQNMALNSFVTPDGLEIGRAQALQAAASRLETSVEMNPVLIKPHGFMKSQIVVMGKPWKDLEASDYYKTKERLWNHVRESLDSLTSRYDLVICEGAGSPAEINLKDSEIVNMAVAQYLNAPVLLAADIDRGGVFASLYGTVELLDADEKALIKGFLINKFRGDVSLLEPGLKMLEDLTGGRKTVGVIPWMADPGLAQEDSVFVEKNRRFGGGPVDIVVIQLPRMSNYDDFDALLLEKGVGIRLVDHPGEIGFPSAIIIPGSKTTAADLKWMRETGMERKIIDLAETGTPVTGICGGFQMLGLSISDPFGLEGDPGDTEGMKLLPVKTHFNREKKTVRVQGHPATDRGFLQNFNEPVTGYEIHMGESVLKEGAFPLFIKNTGEEDGAVSLDGRIWGTYFHGVFNEPGFRRRWLESIGWTVSGIPRSLNEVQEEHLDRLAGIIEENCQMDLIDRIIGL; encoded by the coding sequence GTGAAAAATCGAAAAGCTAAAACCCTGATGATTCAGGGCACAGGCTCCGATGTGGGAAAAAGCCTGATCGTCGCTGCCCTGTGCCGCATTTACAACAACAGAGGGCTTTCCGTCGCCCCGTTCAAAGCCCAGAATATGGCACTTAATTCATTTGTCACACCCGACGGGCTGGAAATCGGCCGGGCGCAGGCTCTTCAGGCCGCTGCCTCCAGGCTGGAGACCTCTGTTGAAATGAATCCTGTTCTGATCAAGCCACACGGCTTTATGAAATCGCAGATCGTAGTCATGGGGAAACCCTGGAAGGATCTGGAAGCCTCCGATTATTATAAAACGAAAGAAAGGCTATGGAACCACGTCCGGGAATCTCTTGACAGCCTGACATCCCGATACGATCTCGTCATTTGCGAAGGGGCCGGCAGTCCTGCCGAAATTAATCTTAAAGATTCGGAAATCGTCAATATGGCCGTGGCGCAGTATTTGAATGCCCCGGTTCTGCTTGCCGCCGATATTGACCGCGGCGGGGTCTTCGCTTCCCTCTATGGCACGGTTGAACTATTGGATGCCGATGAGAAGGCTTTAATAAAGGGATTTCTTATTAACAAATTCCGGGGAGATGTTTCTCTTCTTGAACCGGGATTAAAAATGCTTGAGGATTTGACCGGCGGAAGAAAAACTGTCGGCGTCATTCCCTGGATGGCTGATCCCGGTCTCGCACAGGAAGATTCGGTTTTTGTGGAAAAGAACCGGCGATTCGGCGGAGGTCCGGTGGATATCGTTGTCATACAGCTTCCCCGCATGTCAAATTACGATGATTTTGATGCCCTTCTTCTGGAAAAGGGGGTCGGCATTCGCCTTGTGGACCATCCGGGAGAAATCGGTTTTCCTTCGGCCATTATTATTCCCGGCAGTAAAACAACGGCCGCTGATTTGAAATGGATGAGGGAGACGGGGATGGAGCGTAAAATTATCGATCTGGCAGAGACCGGTACTCCGGTGACCGGTATCTGCGGAGGATTTCAGATGCTCGGTCTGTCCATTTCGGATCCCTTCGGACTCGAAGGGGATCCGGGGGATACGGAAGGAATGAAACTGCTTCCCGTCAAAACTCATTTTAACAGGGAAAAAAAGACTGTCAGAGTACAGGGGCATCCCGCTACGGATAGAGGTTTTCTCCAAAATTTCAATGAACCGGTAACAGGGTATGAAATTCATATGGGAGAATCGGTTTTGAAAGAAGGTGCTTTTCCGCTATTTATCAAGAACACCGGAGAAGAGGACGGCGCGGTTTCCCTGGACGGTAGAATCTGGGGAACATACTTTCACGGTGTTTTCAATGAACCGGGATTCCGGAGGCGTTGGCTCGAGTCTATCGGATGGACTGTTTCAGGGATTCCCCGGTCGTTGAATGAGGTTCAGGAAGAACATCTGGACAGGCTGGCAGGTATCATTGAAGAGAATTGCCAGATGGATCTTATCGACAGGATTATCGGTTTATGA
- a CDS encoding RidA family protein: MKKIISTDEAPAAIGPYSQAVEANGTIYISGQIPLDPTTGKMVDGGIAEQTDRVLKNIQAILEASGLSLANVVKSTVLLKDIGDFKAMNEVYGRYYKENPPARAAFQVGALPLDALVEIETIAVR; the protein is encoded by the coding sequence ATGAAGAAAATTATATCCACAGATGAGGCGCCCGCTGCAATCGGCCCCTATTCGCAGGCTGTTGAAGCAAATGGAACCATTTATATATCCGGCCAGATTCCGCTCGACCCGACAACAGGGAAAATGGTCGATGGAGGTATTGCCGAACAGACCGACCGTGTTCTAAAAAACATTCAGGCGATTCTGGAAGCTTCGGGCTTAAGTCTTGCTAATGTGGTTAAGTCCACAGTGCTTCTCAAGGACATCGGTGATTTCAAAGCGATGAATGAGGTATACGGTCGTTATTATAAAGAAAATCCCCCGGCCAGAGCGGCGTTTCAGGTAGGAGCCCTTCCTCTTGATGCATTGGTTGAAATCGAAACCATAGCTGTCAGGTAA
- a CDS encoding PilZ domain-containing protein: protein MRKPLSIVLISVLFLISPVAILVFNAALSMVPLVGYGSILSRLPLYDIIILVLYPVCALSIWMVKKWGWWVLISSALIMILYNIAALFFNPFASALLVLAMNGALFFVALLFFRRHLIAPYFHPRLRWWEQDQRYEIDIYLKFLGMDRNVIISDISRGGCYLFADFLIDVGVEVPVLIVCGSFHISLHARVMRIARETEKYYGYGLMFLKVDDVQKEGLDHLIERLREAASFDNDGGEGDERRSSRRFIMSFDLALEWGGHSQPVKLSDISKSGCAVGTNMVLDTGTRCRLHFIVNQVSHSVGCHVVWKRKNGDMYLYGLQFSSLSREDRASMKKLIKSVRKLGGKKRELHIDDYYRMCEEEAEDTPYRLISKLKKIT, encoded by the coding sequence ATGAGAAAGCCACTCAGTATTGTTCTTATTTCAGTTCTGTTTCTCATTTCACCTGTTGCGATTCTCGTTTTTAATGCCGCATTAAGCATGGTTCCTCTGGTCGGTTACGGCAGTATTCTCAGCCGACTCCCTTTATATGACATCATAATCCTGGTTCTGTATCCGGTTTGTGCCCTGTCCATCTGGATGGTGAAAAAGTGGGGCTGGTGGGTTCTCATTTCTTCAGCCCTCATAATGATTCTATATAATATAGCGGCTCTTTTTTTTAATCCCTTCGCTTCGGCCCTCCTTGTTCTGGCCATGAACGGGGCCCTGTTTTTCGTAGCGCTTCTTTTTTTCCGCCGTCATCTTATCGCGCCTTATTTTCATCCCCGTCTGCGATGGTGGGAGCAGGATCAGCGCTATGAGATCGATATATATTTGAAATTTCTGGGAATGGACCGTAATGTTATCATTTCCGATATTTCCCGGGGAGGCTGTTATCTCTTTGCCGATTTTCTGATTGATGTCGGGGTCGAAGTTCCCGTACTTATCGTCTGCGGCAGTTTTCATATATCTCTCCATGCCAGAGTTATGCGCATAGCCAGGGAAACCGAGAAATACTACGGATACGGGCTGATGTTCTTAAAAGTTGATGATGTACAGAAGGAGGGGCTCGACCATCTTATTGAGAGGCTCAGGGAAGCCGCATCTTTCGATAACGATGGAGGGGAAGGAGATGAAAGACGATCGAGCCGGCGTTTTATCATGTCCTTTGATCTGGCCCTGGAATGGGGGGGACATTCTCAGCCCGTGAAGCTTTCCGATATCTCGAAAAGCGGTTGCGCAGTCGGAACCAATATGGTTCTTGATACGGGCACCAGGTGCCGTCTGCATTTTATCGTGAATCAGGTTTCTCATTCCGTAGGCTGTCATGTCGTGTGGAAAAGAAAAAACGGTGATATGTATTTATACGGGCTTCAGTTTTCAAGCCTTTCGAGAGAAGACAGAGCATCAATGAAGAAACTGATAAAATCGGTACGGAAACTCGGAGGAAAGAAACGGGAACTCCATATAGACGATTACTATCGAATGTGTGAGGAAGAAGCCGAGGATACTCCCTACCGATTAATCAGCAAGCTCAAGAAAATTACCTGA
- the hutI gene encoding imidazolonepropionase encodes MTLIGPFSQLLTLDGIPLKGAVSDSQLQIIRDGALVVEGDRISAVGAYDELKRDYPSAAVQTIEGDAVCLPGLIDVHTHICWGGSRAGDYASRIAGKTYLEIAEEGGGINVSVRGTRKASSGELFEGLRKRALRHLREGVTTCEVKSGYGLDRESELKVLRVIGRADGELPIDLIPTALSAHIRPFDFDGTDREYIDYVLHEILPDVKKENLADRADIFIDRGAFSKDDGAYFLRQASDMGFKLTVHADQFSSGTSSIAVSAHALSADHLESISEEDIDLLAASTTVAVALPGCSIGLGMNYAPARKLLDKGASLAISTDWNPGSAPMGDLLMQASLISAAEKLSSAETFAAITCRAAAALDLGDRGILKEGLLADFIMFPTDDYREILYNQGKIKPSAIWKKGVKV; translated from the coding sequence ATGACGCTTATCGGACCTTTTTCTCAGCTTCTGACATTGGACGGGATTCCACTGAAAGGGGCTGTGTCCGATTCTCAGCTGCAAATAATTCGCGACGGAGCGCTGGTGGTTGAAGGTGACCGGATTTCGGCAGTCGGAGCCTACGATGAGCTTAAAAGAGACTACCCTTCGGCGGCGGTTCAAACTATCGAAGGCGATGCGGTCTGCCTTCCCGGCCTGATTGATGTACACACACATATCTGCTGGGGCGGATCGAGAGCCGGGGATTATGCTTCGAGAATAGCCGGAAAAACCTATCTTGAAATTGCCGAAGAGGGTGGCGGAATCAATGTCTCTGTCCGAGGCACAAGGAAAGCTTCTTCCGGAGAACTGTTTGAGGGATTGCGGAAACGGGCTCTCAGGCATCTGAGAGAAGGCGTTACGACTTGCGAGGTCAAAAGCGGTTACGGTCTTGACCGGGAAAGTGAACTGAAAGTTCTCCGGGTAATTGGCAGGGCTGATGGGGAACTTCCGATAGATTTGATACCCACAGCTTTATCGGCCCACATCAGGCCTTTTGATTTTGATGGAACCGATAGAGAGTATATCGATTATGTCCTTCATGAGATTCTGCCCGATGTGAAAAAAGAGAATCTCGCCGATAGGGCCGATATCTTTATCGACCGGGGGGCTTTTTCAAAAGATGATGGCGCCTATTTTCTGAGGCAGGCTTCCGATATGGGGTTTAAGCTGACCGTACATGCCGACCAGTTTTCTTCCGGCACCAGTTCAATTGCTGTTTCCGCCCATGCTCTCAGCGCAGATCATCTCGAGAGCATAAGCGAAGAGGATATTGATCTCCTCGCGGCTTCAACAACAGTCGCTGTCGCTCTGCCAGGCTGTTCAATCGGTTTGGGAATGAATTATGCGCCGGCCCGCAAACTTCTCGATAAAGGGGCTTCGCTGGCAATCTCGACTGACTGGAATCCCGGTTCTGCGCCTATGGGCGATCTGCTGATGCAGGCATCGCTAATCAGCGCAGCGGAAAAGCTGTCAAGCGCGGAGACTTTTGCCGCAATCACCTGCCGCGCCGCAGCCGCTCTGGATCTTGGAGACAGAGGCATCCTCAAAGAAGGTCTGCTTGCTGATTTTATTATGTTCCCGACAGATGATTACAGAGAAATCCTATACAATCAGGGGAAAATCAAGCCTTCTGCCATCTGGAAAAAAGGGGTAAAGGTGTGA
- the hutU gene encoding urocanate hydratase: MNYSDFIEKYAKHPEYKAPRGPELHAKSWQTEAVLRMFLNNLDREVAEKPEDLVVYGGTGQAARTPEDAKKIIKHLLELEEDESLLVQSGKAVGIVRTHDEAPRVLIANSNLVPHWANWDHFNQLKDAGLMMYGQMTAGSWIYIGTQGILQGTYETFASCGAKYFGGDLKGRLLVTGGAGGMGGAQPLAATMAGAVCICADVDPERIKKRLDTRYVDKMTDSYEEAVKWALEAKEKGEALSIGLVSDVGDMLERLIADNITPDVLTDQTSAHDPVNGYIPNGLSLAEADALRSSDPSEYRIRSIKSMARHVGYMLELQKRGARTFDYGNNLREFAREGGEADAFDFPGFVPAYIRPLFCEGKGPFRWVALSGDPADIKATDDALREAFPENKHLINWLDQAEEKVAWQGLPSRICWLGLGEREKAGLIFNELVRSGKVKGPIVIGRDHLDCGSVASPHRETEGMKDGSDAVSDWPLLNLMSNTSGGATWVSFHHGGGVGIGYSQHAGMVIVADGTERADRCLKRVLYNDPAMGIFRHADAGYDLALQTAESQGVKR; this comes from the coding sequence ATGAATTATTCGGACTTTATTGAAAAATATGCCAAACATCCTGAGTATAAAGCTCCCAGAGGACCGGAACTTCACGCAAAAAGCTGGCAGACTGAAGCTGTCCTGCGTATGTTTCTCAACAACCTGGACAGGGAAGTTGCGGAAAAGCCGGAAGATCTGGTCGTATACGGCGGAACCGGACAGGCGGCCAGAACTCCGGAAGATGCGAAGAAAATCATTAAACATCTCCTGGAACTGGAAGAGGATGAAAGCCTTCTCGTACAATCGGGAAAAGCCGTCGGCATTGTCAGAACCCACGATGAAGCGCCCCGGGTGCTTATTGCGAACAGTAACCTTGTTCCTCACTGGGCTAACTGGGACCATTTCAATCAGCTGAAAGATGCGGGATTGATGATGTACGGCCAGATGACCGCTGGGAGCTGGATTTACATAGGAACGCAGGGAATCCTTCAGGGGACTTATGAAACTTTCGCCTCCTGCGGCGCCAAGTATTTCGGGGGAGACCTGAAAGGAAGGCTGCTTGTCACAGGGGGAGCCGGTGGAATGGGCGGCGCCCAGCCCCTCGCCGCGACAATGGCGGGAGCGGTTTGTATCTGCGCTGATGTCGATCCCGAAAGAATAAAGAAAAGACTTGATACGCGCTATGTCGATAAAATGACTGACTCTTATGAAGAAGCCGTGAAATGGGCTCTTGAAGCGAAAGAGAAGGGTGAAGCCCTTTCTATCGGGCTTGTCAGCGATGTCGGAGACATGCTGGAAAGGCTTATCGCCGATAATATCACTCCCGATGTTCTGACAGACCAGACTTCGGCGCACGATCCGGTAAACGGATATATTCCCAACGGATTGTCTCTGGCCGAGGCAGATGCTCTGCGGTCATCGGATCCCTCCGAATACCGCATACGGTCGATTAAAAGTATGGCTCGTCACGTGGGCTATATGCTTGAACTGCAGAAGCGGGGAGCCAGAACATTTGATTACGGGAATAATCTGAGAGAGTTTGCGAGAGAGGGGGGAGAGGCTGATGCTTTTGATTTCCCGGGATTTGTGCCCGCTTACATCAGACCTCTGTTCTGTGAGGGTAAAGGCCCCTTCCGCTGGGTGGCTTTGTCGGGCGATCCTGCCGATATCAAAGCGACCGATGATGCGCTGAGAGAAGCTTTCCCCGAAAACAAACATCTCATCAACTGGCTCGATCAGGCGGAGGAGAAAGTGGCCTGGCAGGGGCTTCCAAGCCGAATCTGCTGGCTTGGTCTGGGAGAGCGGGAGAAAGCCGGTCTAATTTTCAATGAACTTGTAAGAAGCGGAAAAGTGAAAGGGCCGATTGTTATCGGAAGAGATCATCTGGATTGCGGATCCGTTGCGTCTCCCCATAGGGAAACGGAAGGTATGAAAGACGGGTCGGATGCTGTTTCTGACTGGCCTCTGCTCAATCTAATGTCCAATACCAGCGGAGGTGCCACCTGGGTTTCCTTCCATCACGGAGGCGGTGTGGGTATAGGATACTCCCAGCACGCGGGTATGGTTATTGTAGCAGACGGTACGGAAAGGGCAGATCGATGCTTGAAACGGGTGCTTTATAACGATCCGGCAATGGGTATTTTCCGCCATGCCGATGCGGGGTACGATCTGGCTCTGCAAACAGCGGAATCGCAGGGCGTTAAAAGGTGA